In one window of Azospirillaceae bacterium DNA:
- a CDS encoding tetratricopeptide repeat protein, with protein sequence MAGFAAVLSGALAAGLGTSDVSASGVALVKPAAAQEGAAGPTSLAGSYLSGRHAQRVDDWRAAAAFIKGALERDAGNVDLLRRAFVLQLGSGETAAALSSARDLIQREPGAQLATLFLIAEDVRAGRLDEAARRVEAMPREGMAQYLQPLLAAWTEMARKQPERAISALAPLEQAAGLRPLMQLHAGLIHELSGNADAAAKAYAAALEAGAPLRVVQVVSGFHRRTGRTAEADEVLARFLAANPDNALFDPADTRPVVGNAVEGMAEALFNLAVALDQEGADETALLYGRIALHLRPEFGMARLVIGDVLTQRRRYDEAMAEYARVKGDAPLSWVARMRTVDALNALKKHDEALTLLAAMADERKDRSDALTRMGDIQRQTERFADALASYDRAMERIGTPQPRHWSILYARGIAGERSGNWARAEQDFLKALELSPEQPYVLNYLGYTWIDRGENLERGKQMVERAVQLRPNDGHIVDSLGWAHFKLGDLEQAIKHLERAVELQPLDATINDHLGDAYWQIGRHQEARFQWNRALLKAEEAKQIAEIKTKLEREIPRRLAAGAQRSGGPSK encoded by the coding sequence GTGGCGGGTTTCGCCGCGGTGCTGTCGGGCGCGCTGGCCGCCGGCCTGGGGACCTCGGACGTATCGGCGTCCGGGGTGGCACTGGTGAAGCCGGCCGCCGCGCAGGAGGGTGCCGCCGGGCCGACCTCGCTCGCCGGCAGTTACCTGTCCGGCCGCCATGCCCAACGCGTGGACGACTGGCGTGCCGCCGCCGCCTTCATCAAGGGCGCGCTCGAACGCGACGCCGGGAACGTGGACCTGCTGCGCCGCGCCTTCGTCCTGCAACTCGGCTCGGGCGAAACGGCTGCGGCCCTTTCGTCCGCGCGGGATCTGATCCAGCGGGAGCCGGGAGCCCAGTTGGCCACGCTGTTCCTGATCGCCGAGGATGTGCGTGCCGGCCGGTTGGACGAGGCCGCCCGGCGGGTCGAGGCGATGCCGCGCGAGGGCATGGCCCAGTACCTGCAACCCCTGCTGGCCGCCTGGACCGAGATGGCGCGCAAGCAGCCGGAGCGCGCGATTTCCGCCCTGGCGCCCCTGGAGCAGGCGGCCGGCCTGCGCCCGCTGATGCAGCTTCATGCCGGTCTCATCCACGAGCTGTCGGGCAACGCCGATGCGGCGGCGAAAGCCTATGCGGCCGCTTTGGAGGCCGGCGCGCCCTTGCGGGTCGTGCAGGTGGTCAGCGGCTTCCATCGCCGCACCGGCCGGACGGCGGAGGCCGACGAGGTGTTGGCGCGGTTCCTGGCCGCCAATCCGGACAATGCCCTGTTCGATCCCGCCGACACCCGGCCGGTGGTGGGCAACGCGGTCGAGGGCATGGCCGAGGCCCTGTTCAATCTTGCGGTGGCGCTCGACCAGGAGGGGGCGGACGAGACGGCCCTGCTGTACGGCCGGATCGCCCTGCATCTGAGGCCGGAGTTCGGCATGGCCCGGCTTGTCATCGGCGACGTGCTGACCCAGCGCCGTCGGTACGACGAGGCCATGGCCGAGTACGCCCGGGTCAAGGGGGATGCGCCGCTGTCCTGGGTGGCGCGGATGCGCACCGTGGACGCGCTGAATGCCCTGAAGAAGCATGACGAAGCCCTGACCCTGCTGGCGGCCATGGCGGACGAGCGCAAGGACCGGTCGGATGCCCTGACCCGGATGGGCGATATCCAGCGCCAGACGGAGCGCTTCGCCGACGCCCTCGCCTCCTACGACCGCGCGATGGAGCGCATCGGCACGCCCCAACCCCGGCACTGGTCGATCCTGTACGCCCGCGGCATTGCCGGCGAACGGTCGGGCAACTGGGCCAGGGCCGAACAGGATTTCCTGAAGGCGCTGGAGCTTTCGCCCGAGCAGCCGTACGTCCTGAACTATCTCGGCTACACTTGGATCGACCGGGGCGAGAACCTGGAGCGCGGCAAGCAGATGGTGGAGCGCGCCGTCCAGCTTCGCCCCAACGACGGCCATATCGTCGACAGCCTGGGCTGGGCCCATTTCAAGCTGGGCGACCTGGAACAGGCGATCAAGCACCTGGAACGCGCGGTCGAGTTGCAGCCGTTGGACGCGACCATCAACGACCACCTGGGTGATGCCTATTGGCAGATCGGCCGCCACCAGGAGGCACGGTTCCAGTGGAACCGCGCCCTGCTGAAGGCCGAGGAGGCCAAGCAGATCGCCGAGATCAAGACGAAGCTGGAGCGCGAGATTCCGCGGCGGCTGGCCGCCGGGGCCCAGCGGAGCGGTGGACCGTCCAAGTGA
- a CDS encoding electron transfer flavoprotein-ubiquinone oxidoreductase, with the protein MERESMEFDVVIVGAGPSGLSAAIRLKQLAAEQGHDASVCVIEKGSEVGAHILSGAVIDPIALNELIPDWRDKGAPLNTPVTEDRFVMLTETGGRRVPNRLLPPLMNNHGNYIVSLGNVCRWLAQQAEALGVEIFPGFAAAEVLYHEDGSVKGVATGDMGIGRNGEHLPSYTPGVELHAKYTFFAEGARGSLSKLVQERFNLREGVDPQKYGIGIKELWQIDPSKHQPGLVMHTDGWPLGKGAAGGSFMYHLEDNQVAVGFVVHLNYENPYLSPFDEFQRFKTHPMIRGYFEGGKRLSYGARAINEGGLQSVPKLAFPGGALIGCSAGFVNLPRIKGTHNAMKTGMLAAEAAFAALKAGSQGHDTLTTYEEAYRTSWVYKDLWKVRNVKPSLKWGRFLGNFHAGVSMWLNDLGLGALLPYTLRHDKADHETLKPASECQPIVYPKPDGVLTFDKLSSVYLSNTNHEEDQPVHLVLKDPNRPIEYNLPKYDEPAQRYCPAGVYEVVRDDAGNARFQINAQNCVHCKTCDIKDPTQNIVWTVPQGGGGPNYPNM; encoded by the coding sequence ATGGAACGCGAAAGCATGGAATTCGACGTCGTGATCGTCGGCGCCGGCCCCTCGGGCCTGTCCGCGGCGATCCGGCTGAAGCAGCTTGCGGCCGAACAGGGCCACGACGCCAGCGTCTGCGTGATCGAGAAGGGGTCCGAGGTCGGCGCCCACATCCTGTCGGGTGCCGTGATCGACCCGATCGCGCTGAACGAGCTGATCCCCGACTGGCGGGACAAGGGGGCGCCGCTCAACACCCCGGTCACCGAGGACCGGTTCGTCATGCTGACGGAAACCGGCGGCCGGCGCGTCCCCAACCGGCTGCTGCCGCCGCTGATGAACAACCACGGCAACTACATCGTCAGCCTGGGCAACGTGTGCCGGTGGCTCGCCCAGCAGGCCGAGGCGCTGGGGGTCGAGATCTTCCCCGGCTTCGCCGCCGCCGAGGTGCTGTACCACGAGGACGGCAGCGTGAAGGGGGTCGCCACCGGCGACATGGGGATCGGCCGCAACGGCGAGCACCTGCCCAGCTACACGCCGGGGGTGGAACTGCACGCCAAGTACACGTTCTTCGCCGAGGGCGCCCGGGGGTCGCTGTCCAAGCTGGTGCAGGAAAGGTTCAACCTGCGCGAGGGCGTCGATCCGCAGAAGTACGGCATCGGCATCAAGGAGCTGTGGCAGATCGACCCGTCCAAGCACCAGCCGGGCCTGGTGATGCACACCGACGGCTGGCCGCTCGGCAAAGGTGCGGCCGGCGGCTCCTTCATGTACCACCTGGAGGACAACCAGGTGGCGGTCGGGTTCGTCGTCCACCTGAACTACGAGAACCCGTACCTGTCGCCGTTCGACGAGTTCCAGCGATTCAAGACCCACCCGATGATCCGGGGCTATTTCGAGGGCGGCAAGCGGCTGTCCTACGGCGCCCGTGCCATCAACGAGGGCGGGTTGCAGTCGGTGCCCAAGCTGGCGTTCCCGGGCGGGGCGCTCATCGGCTGCTCGGCCGGGTTCGTGAACCTGCCGCGCATCAAGGGCACCCACAACGCGATGAAGACCGGCATGCTGGCCGCCGAGGCCGCCTTCGCCGCGCTGAAGGCCGGCAGCCAGGGCCATGACACGCTGACCACCTACGAGGAGGCGTACCGGACCTCCTGGGTCTACAAGGACCTGTGGAAGGTGCGGAACGTGAAGCCGAGCCTGAAGTGGGGCCGGTTCCTCGGCAACTTCCACGCCGGCGTCAGCATGTGGCTGAACGATCTGGGCCTGGGGGCGCTGCTGCCGTACACGCTGCGCCACGACAAGGCCGACCACGAGACGCTGAAGCCGGCGTCGGAGTGCCAGCCGATCGTCTATCCCAAGCCGGACGGGGTGCTGACCTTCGACAAGCTGTCGTCGGTTTACCTGTCCAACACCAACCACGAGGAGGACCAGCCCGTCCACCTGGTGCTGAAGGATCCGAACCGGCCGATCGAATACAACCTGCCGAAATACGACGAACCGGCGCAGCGGTACTGCCCGGCCGGCGTGTACGAGGTGGTGCGCGACGACGCCGGGAATGCCCGGTTCCAGATCAACGCCCAGAACTGCGTGCACTGCAAGACGTGCGATATCAAGGACCCGACCCAGAACATCGTCTGGACGGTGCCCCAGGGCGGCGGCGGGCCGAACTACCCGAACATGTAG
- a CDS encoding sugar ABC transporter permease, with product MTVALDTRPRDKGADGRIARITRTLELDTRLLAMAAALVVVWVGFDLLTGGVFLTPRNLWNLAVQTSVIGITAAGMVLVIVARHIDLSVGSVLGFVAMVMAVLQAELFPYGVWWNWIVSLAAGLALGAAIGAFQGWWVAYRAVPAFIVTLGGLLIYRGLAWWVTEGRTVAPLDPTFQLMGGGLLGSIGGFWTWVFGAVACAALAYGAWSNRRRRLAHGFHVRPMWAELLVLGIGTALVLGFCWVMNAYTRPRTDPPMSQGIPIPVLILIGVVLVMSWLARATRFGRYVFAIGGNPEAAVLAGINTRRVTLAIFALMGTLAALAGAVQAARLNAGANSTGELLELSAIAAAVIGGTSLAGGAGTIAGAVLGAVIMQSLQSGMVLLALPTPLQNVVIGAVLIVAVYFDNLYQRRRR from the coding sequence ATGACCGTCGCCCTCGACACCCGTCCGCGTGACAAAGGCGCCGACGGACGGATTGCGCGCATCACCCGCACGCTGGAGCTGGACACCCGCCTGCTCGCCATGGCCGCGGCCCTGGTGGTGGTCTGGGTGGGGTTCGACCTTCTGACCGGCGGGGTGTTCCTGACCCCCCGCAACCTGTGGAACCTGGCCGTCCAGACCAGCGTAATCGGCATCACGGCCGCCGGCATGGTGCTGGTCATCGTGGCCCGCCACATCGACCTGTCGGTGGGGTCGGTGCTGGGGTTCGTCGCGATGGTCATGGCCGTCCTCCAGGCCGAGCTGTTCCCCTACGGCGTCTGGTGGAACTGGATCGTCTCGCTGGCGGCCGGTCTGGCGCTGGGGGCGGCCATCGGCGCCTTCCAGGGCTGGTGGGTGGCGTACCGGGCGGTGCCGGCGTTCATCGTGACGCTGGGCGGGCTGCTGATCTACCGGGGGCTCGCCTGGTGGGTGACCGAAGGGCGCACCGTCGCCCCGCTCGACCCGACGTTCCAGTTGATGGGGGGCGGCCTGCTCGGCTCCATCGGCGGGTTCTGGACCTGGGTCTTCGGGGCGGTGGCCTGCGCAGCCCTGGCCTATGGCGCCTGGAGCAACCGGCGGCGGCGCCTGGCCCATGGGTTCCATGTGCGGCCGATGTGGGCGGAGCTCCTGGTGCTGGGGATCGGGACCGCGCTGGTCCTCGGTTTCTGCTGGGTGATGAACGCCTACACCCGGCCGCGGACCGATCCGCCGATGTCCCAGGGCATTCCGATCCCGGTCCTGATCCTGATCGGCGTGGTCCTGGTCATGTCGTGGCTGGCCCGGGCGACCCGCTTCGGCCGCTACGTCTTCGCCATCGGCGGCAACCCCGAGGCCGCGGTGCTCGCGGGCATCAACACCCGGCGCGTGACGCTGGCCATCTTCGCCCTGATGGGCACGCTGGCGGCGTTGGCCGGGGCGGTGCAGGCGGCCCGGTTGAACGCCGGCGCCAACTCCACCGGCGAACTTCTGGAACTCAGCGCCATCGCCGCCGCAGTGATCGGGGGCACGTCGCTCGCCGGCGGTGCCGGCACCATCGCGGGGGCGGTGCTGGGGGCGGTCATCATGCAGAGCCTTCAAAGCGGCATGGTGCTGCTGGCCCTGCCGACCCCGTTGCAGAACGTCGTGATCGGCGCGGTCCTGATCGTCGCCGTCTACTTCGACAACCTCTACCAGCGCCGGCGGCGCTGA
- a CDS encoding 4-(cytidine 5'-diphospho)-2-C-methyl-D-erythritol kinase, which translates to MTAGAIADPVRPAVVTVAAPAKVNLYLHVTGRRPDGYHLLDSLVAFAGVGDTVEATPADTLSLTIDGPQAGALAAEPDNLVLRAARLLAEAAGQEGRGAALRLTKRLPVASGIGGGSADAAAALRALAALWGLALDDPRPMEIAPRLGADVPVCLLGRTVHMGGVGELLTPAPALPPVWLVLANPGIPCPTPPVFKARRGPFSDPAPLTTAPADAQSLATALAARRNDLAEAATALVPEIATVLAELAALPGCLLSRLSGSGATGFGLFAESGAAQRGAAALQAERPGWWVAAAPLLPDGHSFQEAPTPER; encoded by the coding sequence GTGACCGCCGGGGCCATTGCCGACCCGGTGCGGCCGGCCGTCGTCACGGTTGCCGCTCCGGCAAAGGTCAACCTGTACCTCCACGTCACCGGCCGCCGGCCGGACGGCTACCACCTGCTGGACAGTCTGGTGGCGTTCGCGGGCGTCGGCGATACGGTGGAGGCGACGCCCGCGGACACCCTGTCGCTGACCATCGACGGGCCGCAGGCGGGGGCGCTCGCCGCGGAGCCCGACAATCTGGTGCTGCGGGCGGCGCGCCTGCTGGCCGAGGCAGCCGGGCAGGAAGGCCGGGGTGCGGCCCTGCGCCTGACCAAGCGGCTGCCGGTGGCGTCCGGCATCGGCGGCGGGTCGGCCGATGCCGCCGCGGCGCTGCGGGCGCTGGCCGCGCTGTGGGGGCTGGCCCTGGACGATCCGCGCCCGATGGAGATCGCGCCCCGGCTCGGGGCCGACGTTCCCGTCTGTCTGCTCGGCCGTACGGTGCACATGGGCGGCGTGGGCGAGCTCCTGACGCCTGCGCCCGCATTGCCGCCGGTCTGGCTGGTGCTGGCGAATCCCGGCATTCCCTGTCCCACCCCGCCGGTCTTCAAGGCGCGGCGCGGCCCATTCTCGGACCCCGCGCCGTTGACGACGGCCCCGGCCGACGCGCAGTCCCTGGCGACGGCCCTGGCCGCGCGGCGCAACGATCTGGCCGAGGCCGCGACGGCGCTGGTGCCCGAGATCGCGACGGTGCTCGCCGAGCTTGCCGCGCTGCCGGGATGCCTGCTGTCCCGGCTGTCGGGCAGCGGGGCGACGGGCTTCGGCCTGTTCGCCGAGTCCGGGGCGGCGCAGCGGGGTGCGGCGGCGCTCCAGGCCGAACGGCCGGGCTGGTGGGTCGCGGCGGCCCCCTTGTTGCCGGACGGCCATTCGTTCCAGGAGGCCCCCACCCCCGAAAGATAG
- a CDS encoding uracil-DNA glycosylase has translation MTDGAQLLAALAWQIDAGADEAIADEPTDWTAVSARARAAVQARQSPEGTRPGSAGTAPPAPLHSPGAPRPARTGTAPLGAAEAAAEARRLAQAARTLEELEAAVRDFEGCALKFTATSTVFADGVASGPRVMVVGEAPGEEEDRQGKPFVGPAGRLLDLMLGSIGLSRTADTYITNVLPWRPPGNRKPSPAEMEVCLPFLERHIALVRPPVLLLAGGTAASAVLGRSEGITRLRGRWFEHPVTGLPSPVPTLACFHPAYLLRTPSAKREAWKDLLSVKQKILTKDSG, from the coding sequence ATGACCGACGGGGCGCAACTTCTCGCCGCACTCGCTTGGCAGATCGATGCCGGCGCGGACGAGGCCATCGCGGACGAGCCGACCGATTGGACGGCCGTTTCCGCCCGTGCGCGCGCCGCCGTCCAGGCCCGGCAATCCCCCGAAGGAACCCGCCCCGGATCCGCGGGGACAGCCCCGCCCGCCCCACTCCATTCACCGGGGGCACCCCGGCCGGCACGCACCGGCACCGCCCCCCTCGGTGCCGCCGAGGCCGCCGCCGAGGCCCGCCGCCTGGCCCAGGCCGCACGGACGCTGGAGGAGTTGGAAGCCGCCGTCCGCGACTTCGAAGGCTGCGCGCTGAAATTCACCGCCACCTCCACCGTCTTCGCCGACGGCGTGGCGTCGGGACCGCGCGTGATGGTGGTGGGCGAAGCGCCGGGCGAGGAGGAGGACCGGCAGGGCAAGCCCTTCGTCGGCCCCGCCGGACGCCTGCTCGACCTGATGCTCGGGTCCATCGGCCTGTCGCGGACGGCCGACACCTACATCACCAACGTCCTGCCCTGGCGGCCGCCGGGCAACCGCAAACCCAGCCCGGCCGAGATGGAGGTCTGCCTGCCGTTCCTGGAACGGCACATCGCGCTGGTGCGGCCGCCCGTGCTCCTGCTGGCGGGCGGAACCGCGGCCAGCGCGGTGCTGGGCCGCAGCGAAGGGATCACCCGGTTGCGCGGGCGCTGGTTCGAACATCCGGTGACCGGCCTGCCGTCCCCGGTGCCCACACTCGCCTGCTTCCACCCCGCCTATCTGCTGCGCACGCCGTCGGCGAAGCGGGAGGCGTGGAAGGATCTGCTTTCGGTCAAGCAAAAAATTTTAACTAAAGATTCCGGCTGA
- a CDS encoding substrate-binding domain-containing protein encodes MNPNRRSLLAATTVLAAGLLCGATTALAQPKILVGVSWANFQEERYKTDEAAIKARLQELGAEYVGTDAQSNAGKQLSDVEGMLARGVKAIIVNAWDADAIQPAVAKALAEGVPVIGYDRPIEAREVFNVTFDNREVGRMQGRALLEAKPKGNYVFIKGAQTDPNAAVFHQGQRDALNEAIQKGDIKVVGDEFTERWLPANAQRNMEQILTRNNNQVDAVVASNDGTAGGVIAALAAQGLTNVPVSGQDADVAALNRIARGQQTMTVWKDVRELGKVAADTAVQLARGTKPGQIAGVTKLAGPKNVQTDAILLKPVAVNRDNLAALIEVGWARKEAVCQGVSGANAPTACR; translated from the coding sequence ATGAATCCGAACCGTCGTTCCCTTCTTGCCGCGACGACCGTGTTGGCCGCAGGCCTGCTGTGCGGCGCCACGACCGCGCTGGCCCAGCCGAAGATCCTTGTCGGCGTGAGCTGGGCGAACTTCCAGGAGGAGCGCTACAAGACCGACGAGGCCGCCATCAAGGCGCGGTTGCAGGAGCTGGGGGCCGAATACGTCGGCACCGACGCCCAATCCAACGCCGGCAAGCAGTTGTCCGACGTCGAAGGCATGCTGGCCCGCGGCGTGAAGGCCATCATCGTCAACGCCTGGGATGCCGACGCCATCCAGCCGGCCGTCGCCAAGGCCCTGGCCGAGGGCGTTCCGGTGATCGGCTACGACCGTCCCATCGAGGCCCGCGAGGTCTTCAACGTCACCTTCGACAACCGCGAGGTTGGCCGCATGCAGGGCCGCGCGCTGCTGGAGGCGAAGCCCAAGGGCAACTACGTCTTCATCAAGGGCGCGCAGACCGACCCGAATGCCGCCGTCTTCCACCAGGGCCAGCGCGACGCCCTGAACGAGGCGATCCAGAAGGGCGACATCAAGGTGGTGGGTGACGAGTTCACCGAGCGCTGGCTGCCCGCCAACGCGCAGCGGAACATGGAACAGATCCTCACCCGCAACAACAACCAGGTGGATGCGGTGGTGGCCTCGAACGACGGCACCGCCGGCGGCGTCATCGCCGCCCTGGCCGCCCAGGGCCTGACCAACGTCCCGGTGAGCGGGCAGGATGCCGATGTGGCGGCGCTGAACCGCATCGCCCGCGGCCAGCAGACCATGACCGTCTGGAAGGACGTGCGCGAACTGGGCAAGGTCGCCGCCGACACCGCCGTCCAGCTCGCCCGCGGGACCAAGCCCGGGCAGATCGCGGGCGTGACCAAGCTGGCCGGCCCGAAGAACGTCCAGACCGACGCCATCCTGCTGAAGCCGGTGGCCGTCAACCGCGACAACCTGGCGGCCCTGATCGAGGTGGGCTGGGCCCGGAAGGAGGCGGTCTGCCAGGGCGTCTCGGGCGCGAACGCGCCGACGGCGTGCCGCTGA
- a CDS encoding ATP-binding cassette domain-containing protein, producing the protein MATPLVEMRAISIQFGGVKAVDDVSVDLHPGEVVGLLGHNGAGKSTLIKILSGAYRATSGEIRIDGRKVDIGSPQDARRHGIETIYQTLALADNLDAPANLFLGRELLTPMGTLDDHRMEAETRKVMKRLNPNFTKMKEPVKNLSGGQRQAIAIARAIYFNARILIMDEPTAALGPEETRQVGELVKQLKAEGIGIFLISHDLHDVFDLSDRCTVMKNGKLVGTVRTRDVTKDDVLGMIILGKSPAIAVA; encoded by the coding sequence ATGGCGACCCCACTTGTGGAGATGCGCGCCATCTCCATCCAATTCGGCGGCGTGAAGGCCGTGGACGATGTGTCGGTGGACCTCCACCCCGGCGAGGTGGTGGGGCTGCTCGGCCACAACGGTGCCGGCAAGTCCACGCTGATCAAGATCCTGTCGGGGGCGTACCGCGCCACGTCGGGCGAGATCCGGATCGACGGGCGCAAGGTCGACATCGGCAGCCCGCAGGATGCCCGGCGCCATGGGATCGAGACGATCTACCAGACGCTGGCGCTGGCGGACAATCTGGACGCGCCGGCCAACCTGTTCCTGGGGCGGGAACTGCTGACGCCCATGGGCACGCTGGACGACCACCGGATGGAGGCCGAGACCCGCAAGGTCATGAAACGGCTGAACCCGAACTTCACCAAGATGAAGGAACCGGTGAAGAACCTGTCGGGCGGCCAGCGGCAGGCCATCGCCATCGCCCGCGCCATCTACTTCAACGCCCGCATCCTGATCATGGACGAGCCGACGGCGGCACTCGGCCCCGAGGAGACCCGCCAGGTGGGCGAGCTGGTCAAGCAATTGAAGGCCGAAGGCATCGGCATCTTCCTGATCAGCCACGACCTGCACGACGTGTTCGACCTGTCCGACCGCTGCACGGTCATGAAGAACGGCAAGCTGGTCGGCACCGTGCGAACCCGGGACGTCACCAAGGACGACGTCCTGGGCATGATCATCCTGGGGAAATCCCCCGCCATCGCGGTCGCCTGA